From one Solanum stenotomum isolate F172 chromosome 12, ASM1918654v1, whole genome shotgun sequence genomic stretch:
- the LOC125847946 gene encoding lysine histidine transporter 1-like, translating to MVGAGVLSLPYAMSQLGWGPGVTVLVISWIITLYTLWQMVEMHEMVPGKRFDRYHELGQHAFGEKLGLWIVVPQQLIVEVGVDIVYMVTGGRSLMKIHDLVCKNNCFKIKLKYFIMIFASVHFFLAQLPNLDSISAVSLAAAVMSLSYSTIGWAASAKKGVEPDVEYSFTAKTNLGVVFNFFSALGDVAFAYAGHNVVLEIQATIPSTPEKPSKGPMWKGVVVAYIIVAVCYFPVALVGYWAFGNSVEDNILISLEKPTWLIVMANSFVVIHVIGSYQIYAMPVFDMIETLLVKKLRFKPTWYLRLITRSIYVAFTMFVGIAIPFFGGLLGFFGGFAFAPTTYFLPCIMWLAIYKPKRFSLSWMVNWICIILGVLLMILAPIGALRSIILKAKGYKFFD from the exons ATGGTTGGTGCTGGTGTCCTCAGTCTTCCTTATGCTATGTCTCAGCTTGGATG gGGACCTGGTGTAACGGTGTTGGTGATATCTTGGATTATAACTTTGTACACTTTATGGCAAATGGTTGAGATGCACGAAATGGTTCCAGGGAAACGTTTCGATAGATATCATGAGTTGGGGCAACATGCTTTTGGGGAAAAGCTTGGACTATGGATTGTTGTGCCCCAACAATTAATTGTCGAAGTTGGTGTTGACATTGTTTATATGGTCACTGGGGGAAGATCACTCATGAAGATCCATGATTTAGTGTGCAAAAACAATtgctttaaaataaaacttaaatacttcATCATGATATTTGCCTCTGTCCATTTTTTTCTCGCTCAACTTCCCAACTTAGATTCCATATCTGCTGTCTCTTTGGCTGCTGCTGTCATGTCCTTAAG TTACTCTACAATTGGCTGGGCTGCATCGGCTAAGAAGGGCGTGGAGCCGGATGTGGAGTATAGCTTCACCGCTAAAACCAATTTGGGAGTAGTTTTCAACTTTTTCAGCGCGTTGGGAGATGTGGCTTTTGCTTATGCAGGTCACAATGTGGTGTTAGAGATTCAAGCTACAATTCCCTCAACGCCGGAGAAGCCTTCCAAAGGACCCATGTGGAAGGGTGTTGTCGTTGCTTACATCATTGTAGCTGTGTGCTATTTCCCTGTTGCTCTTGTTGGCTATTGGGCGTTTGGGAATTCGGTGGAAGACAACATTCTCATCTCGTTGGAGAAACCTACATGGCTCATTGTCATGGCTAATTCATTTGTTGTTATTCATGTTATTGGGAGCTATCAG ATCTATGCAATGCCAGTTTTTGACATGATTGAGACTCTGCTTGTCAAGAAACTCAGGTTCAAGCCTACTTGGTACTTGCGACTTATTACCAGAAGCATCTATGTTG CTTTCACAATGTTCGTTGGAATAGCCATACCTTTCTTTGGTGGGCTTTTGGGATTCTTTGGAGGATTTGCTTTTGCCCCAACAACATATTTT CTTCCTTGCATTATGTGGCTTGCAATCTATAAACCAAAGAGATTCAGTCTCTCATGGATGGTTAACTGG ATTTGCATAATTTTGGGAGTTCTGTTGATGATTTTGGCACCAATTGGCGCCTTAAGATCCATCATCTTAAAAGCAAAGGGCTATAAATTTTTCGATTAG
- the LOC125847944 gene encoding lysine histidine transporter 1-like isoform X1, with amino-acid sequence MGTQAPSNYDDSKIDTRTEEEKAIDAWLPITSSRNAKWWYSAFHNVTAMVGAGVLSLPYAMSELGWGPGVTVMVVSWIITLYTLWQMVEMHEMIPGKRFDRYHELGQHAFGEKLGLWIVVPQQLIVEVGVDIVYMVTGGKSLQKVHQLVCKPEEDGCANIKLSYFIMIFASVHFVLSHLPNFNSISGVSLAAAVMSLSYSTIAWGASVKKGVQPNVDYGYKAHSTAGTVFDFLSGLGEVAFAYAGHNVVLEIQATIPSTPDKPSKVPMWRGVVVAYIVVALCYFPVAFIGYWMFGNAVDDNILMSLNKPTWLIIMANMFVVVHVIGSYQIYAMPVFDMIETVLVKKLRFKPTWYLRFVTRNIYVAFTMFVGITFPFFGGLLGFFGGFAFAPTTYFLPCIMWLAIYKPRRWSLSWIANWVCIIFGVLLMVLAPIGGLRSIIVQAKTYKFYN; translated from the exons ATGGGAACTCAAGCTCCATCAAATTACGATGACTCCAAG ATTGACACAAGAACAGAAGAAGAGAAGGCAATCGATGCGTGGCTTCCGATTACTTCTTCGAGGAATGCAAAATGGTGGTATTCAGCTTTTCACAATGTTACTGCTATGGTTGGTGCTGGTGTCCTCAGTCTTCCTTATGCCATGTCTGAGCTTGGATG gGGACCTGGTGTAACTGTGATGGTTGTATCTTGGATTATCACTTTATACACACTATGGCAAATGGTTGAAATGCACGAAATGATTCCAGGGAAACGTTTTGATAGATATCATGAGTTGGGGCAACATGCTTTTGGGGAAAAGCTTGGATTATGGATTGTTGTGCCCCAACAACTAATTGTCGAAGTTGGTGTTGACATTGTTTACATGGTCACCGGAGGAAAATCACTTCAGAAGGTGCACCAATTGGTTTGCAAACCAGAAGAGGACGGCTGCGCAAATATCAAACTTTCATACTTTATCATGATATTTGCCTCTGTACATTTTGTGCTATCTCATCTTCCCAATTTCAATTCCATATCTGGTGTGTCTTTGGCAGCAGCTGTTATGTCCTTgag TTACTCTACAATTGCTTGGGGAGCATCAGTTAAGAAGGGTGTACAACCAAATGTGGATTACGGGTACAAGGCACACAGCACTGCAGGAACTGTGTTTGATTTTCTAAGCGGATTGGGAGAAGTGGCTTTTGCATACGCGGGTCATAATGTGGTGTTAGAGATTCAAGCTACAATTCCTTCAACACCTGACAAACCTTCGAAAGTACCTATGTGGAGGGGAGTTGTTGTTGCTTACATAGTTGTGGCCCTCTGTTACTTCCCTGTTGCTTTTATTGGATACTGGATGTTTGGAAATGCAGTGGACGACAACATTCTCATGTCTTTGAACAAACCTACCTGGCTTATTATCATGGCTAACATGTTTGTCGTTGTCCATGTTATTGGAAGCTATCAG ATCTATGCAATGCCAGTGTTTGACATGATTGAGACCGTGCTTGTTAAGAAACTTAGGTTCAAGCCTACTTGGTATTTGCGATTTGTTACCAGAAACATCTATGTTG CTTTCACAATGTTTGTTGGAATCACCTTCCCTTTCTTTGGTGGCCTTCTTGGATTCTTTGGAGGATTTGCTTTTGCCCCAACAACATATTTT cTGCCTTGCATCATGTGGCTAGCAATCTACAAGCCAAGGAGATGGAGTCTCTCTTGGATTGCTAATTGG GTTTGCATTATTTTTGGAGTTTTGTTGATGGTTTTAGCACCAATTGGTGGGTTGAGATCCATCATAGTACAAGCAAAGACCTACAAATTTTACAATTAG
- the LOC125847944 gene encoding lysine histidine transporter 1-like isoform X2 yields MGTQAPSNYDDSKIDTRTEEEKAIDAWLPITSSRNAKWWYSAFHNVTAMVGAGVLSLPYAMSELGWGPGVTVMVVSWIITLYTLWQMVEMHEMIPGKRFDRYHELGQHAFGEKLGLWIVVPQQLIVEVGVDIVYMVTGGKSLQKVHQLVCKPEEDGCANIKLSYFIMIFASVHFVLSHLPNFNSISGVSLAAAVMSLSYSTIAWGASVKKGVQPNVDYGYKAHSTAGTVFDFLSGLGEVAFAYAGHNVVLEIQATIPSTPDKPSKVPMWRGVVVAYIVVALCYFPVAFIGYWMFGNAVDDNILMSLNKPTWLIIMANMFVVVHVIGSYQVYAMPVFDMIETVLVKKLRFKPTWYLRFVTRNIYVAFTMFVGITFPFFGGLLGFFGGFAFAPTTYFLPCIMWLAIYKPRRWSLSWIANWVCIIFGVLLMVLAPIGGLRSIIVQAKTYKFYN; encoded by the exons ATGGGAACTCAAGCTCCATCAAATTACGATGACTCCAAG ATTGACACAAGAACAGAAGAAGAGAAGGCAATCGATGCGTGGCTTCCGATTACTTCTTCGAGGAATGCAAAATGGTGGTATTCAGCTTTTCACAATGTTACTGCTATGGTTGGTGCTGGTGTCCTCAGTCTTCCTTATGCCATGTCTGAGCTTGGATG gGGACCTGGTGTAACTGTGATGGTTGTATCTTGGATTATCACTTTATACACACTATGGCAAATGGTTGAAATGCACGAAATGATTCCAGGGAAACGTTTTGATAGATATCATGAGTTGGGGCAACATGCTTTTGGGGAAAAGCTTGGATTATGGATTGTTGTGCCCCAACAACTAATTGTCGAAGTTGGTGTTGACATTGTTTACATGGTCACCGGAGGAAAATCACTTCAGAAGGTGCACCAATTGGTTTGCAAACCAGAAGAGGACGGCTGCGCAAATATCAAACTTTCATACTTTATCATGATATTTGCCTCTGTACATTTTGTGCTATCTCATCTTCCCAATTTCAATTCCATATCTGGTGTGTCTTTGGCAGCAGCTGTTATGTCCTTgag TTACTCTACAATTGCTTGGGGAGCATCAGTTAAGAAGGGTGTACAACCAAATGTGGATTACGGGTACAAGGCACACAGCACTGCAGGAACTGTGTTTGATTTTCTAAGCGGATTGGGAGAAGTGGCTTTTGCATACGCGGGTCATAATGTGGTGTTAGAGATTCAAGCTACAATTCCTTCAACACCTGACAAACCTTCGAAAGTACCTATGTGGAGGGGAGTTGTTGTTGCTTACATAGTTGTGGCCCTCTGTTACTTCCCTGTTGCTTTTATTGGATACTGGATGTTTGGAAATGCAGTGGACGACAACATTCTCATGTCTTTGAACAAACCTACCTGGCTTATTATCATGGCTAACATGTTTGTCGTTGTCCATGTTATTGGAAGCTATCAGGTA TATGCAATGCCAGTGTTTGACATGATTGAGACCGTGCTTGTTAAGAAACTTAGGTTCAAGCCTACTTGGTATTTGCGATTTGTTACCAGAAACATCTATGTTG CTTTCACAATGTTTGTTGGAATCACCTTCCCTTTCTTTGGTGGCCTTCTTGGATTCTTTGGAGGATTTGCTTTTGCCCCAACAACATATTTT cTGCCTTGCATCATGTGGCTAGCAATCTACAAGCCAAGGAGATGGAGTCTCTCTTGGATTGCTAATTGG GTTTGCATTATTTTTGGAGTTTTGTTGATGGTTTTAGCACCAATTGGTGGGTTGAGATCCATCATAGTACAAGCAAAGACCTACAAATTTTACAATTAG